From a single Paramormyrops kingsleyae isolate MSU_618 chromosome 14, PKINGS_0.4, whole genome shotgun sequence genomic region:
- the LOC111852472 gene encoding sterile alpha motif domain-containing protein 15 isoform X2 — MRIEDPDGYSTETERRFAVTQPLPGDVALTSVNLAEVNTTSSRDPEERKEDGIRTSSTQRSYIIIHCLAQGVAMAAVPVETGTRGKMAAFLHWSCEDVATWIESLGYPQYKLCFIENFIDGKKLLYVNCHYLPRLSITDFEHMKDISRHVRQLLDINEPQWNRSIALPRRDDMGLFLERKSQTGVRADSLTYTQFLGTEKN, encoded by the exons ATGCGGATTGAGGACCCCGACGGCTATAGTACC GAAACGGAGCGGCGCTTTGCGGTCACACAGCCCTTGCCGGGGGATGTCGCGCTTACCAGTGTAAATCTGGCCGAAGTGAACACGACTAGCAGCCGCGATCCAGAAGAGAGGAAGGAAGACGGGATTCGGACGAGCTCGACACAGCGCAGCTACATCATAA TTCATTGCTTGGCTCAGGGTGTTGCTATGGCAGCAGTGCCCGTGGAAACGGGTACACGAGGCAAGATGGCAGCCTTCCTGCACTGGAGCTGCGAGGACGTGGCCACATGGATCGAATCCCTGGGTTACCCGCAGTACAAG CTGTGTTTTATTGAGAATTTCATCGATGGTAAAAAACTCCTCTATGTCAACTGTCATTATCTTCCTAGACTGAGCATAACTGATTTTGAACATATGAAG gacatcTCCCGGCATGTGCGTCAGCTCCTGGATATCAACGAGCCTCAGTGGAACCGGAGCATCGCACTGCCCCGCAGGGATGACATGGGTCTATTCTTAGAGAGGAAGAGTCAGACGGGAGTCCGGGCAGATTCTCTCACCTACACCCAGTTcctaggaacagaaaaaaactag
- the LOC111852472 gene encoding sterile alpha motif domain-containing protein 15 isoform X3 — protein MGLKFTRRYTVKRGAKETERRFAVTQPLPGDVALTSVNLAEVNTTSSRDPEERKEDGIRTSSTQRSYIIMPVETGTRGKMAAFLHWSCEDVATWIESLGYPQYKLCFIENFIDGKKLLYVNCHYLPRLSITDFEHMKDISRHVRQLLDINEPQWNRSIALPRRDDMGLFLERKSQTGVRADSLTYTQFLGTEKN, from the exons ATGGGACTGAAATTCACACGGCGATACACTGTTAAACGCGGCGCTAAG GAAACGGAGCGGCGCTTTGCGGTCACACAGCCCTTGCCGGGGGATGTCGCGCTTACCAGTGTAAATCTGGCCGAAGTGAACACGACTAGCAGCCGCGATCCAGAAGAGAGGAAGGAAGACGGGATTCGGACGAGCTCGACACAGCGCAGCTACATCATAA TGCCCGTGGAAACGGGTACACGAGGCAAGATGGCAGCCTTCCTGCACTGGAGCTGCGAGGACGTGGCCACATGGATCGAATCCCTGGGTTACCCGCAGTACAAG CTGTGTTTTATTGAGAATTTCATCGATGGTAAAAAACTCCTCTATGTCAACTGTCATTATCTTCCTAGACTGAGCATAACTGATTTTGAACATATGAAG gacatcTCCCGGCATGTGCGTCAGCTCCTGGATATCAACGAGCCTCAGTGGAACCGGAGCATCGCACTGCCCCGCAGGGATGACATGGGTCTATTCTTAGAGAGGAAGAGTCAGACGGGAGTCCGGGCAGATTCTCTCACCTACACCCAGTTcctaggaacagaaaaaaactag
- the tmed8 gene encoding protein TMED8, translated as MESTSELQSRLSSLSVSSFPGITSKNCENSDQDRLRSTDLSQRPHVPVGTPPSDRGKDVAASPSPSEHMLDTAEGDPEVLHSNGKEQPSEEKQAPMPPMNPPSTWTSPALKELKAKLQQEKDCVVTIYRGDVMTVRVPTVPEGKRICWEFATDGYDIGFGIYFDWTPVTTRNITVQISESSDDEDEEDELEGPVRPGDVEKGSKSAASSTLGEILPVYRQDSHLAVQAGSHEYPGDGTYLLKFDNSYSLWRNKTLYYRVYYSA; from the exons ATGGAGTCAACCTCTGAACTACAGTCCAGATTGTCTTCCCTGTCCGTGTCATCTTTCCCAGGAATAACATCGAAAAACTGCGAGAACAGCGACCAGGACCG GCTCCGGAGTACAGACCTCTCCCAGCGGCCGCACGTCCCGGTCGGCACCCCGCCTTCTGATCGCGGAAAAGACGTTGCTGCGTCTCCCTCCCCCTCCGAG caTATGCTGGACACAGCTGAGGGCGACCCGGAAGTGCTTCACAGCAATGGTAAAGAGCAGCCCAGTGAGGAAAAACAAG CCCCGATGCCACCGATGAACCCACCTTCCACCTGGACATCCCCGGCGTTGAAGGAGCTGAAGGCGAAGCTGCAGCAAGAGAAGGACTGTGTGGTGACCATCTACCGCGGCGACGTGATGACCGTCAGAGTACCCACGGTGCCAGAGGGCAAGCGCATCTGCTGGGAGTTCGCCACCGACGGCTACGACATTGGCTTCGGCATCTACTTCGACTGGACGCCGGTCACCACCCGTAACATCACCGTGCAGATCAGCGAGTCTagtgatgatgaggatgaggaagatgagCTTGAAG GGCCTGTGAGACCAGGTGACGTAGAAAAGGGGTCCAAATCGGCAGCCAGCTCTACCCTCGGAGAGATCCTACCCGTGTACCGGCAGGACAGCCACCTGGCCGTGCAAGCAGGCAGTCATGAGTACCCTGGTGACGGAAC
- the LOC111852472 gene encoding sterile alpha motif domain-containing protein 15 isoform X1, producing the protein MGLKFTRRYTVKRGAKETERRFAVTQPLPGDVALTSVNLAEVNTTSSRDPEERKEDGIRTSSTQRSYIIIHCLAQGVAMAAVPVETGTRGKMAAFLHWSCEDVATWIESLGYPQYKLCFIENFIDGKKLLYVNCHYLPRLSITDFEHMKDISRHVRQLLDINEPQWNRSIALPRRDDMGLFLERKSQTGVRADSLTYTQFLGTEKN; encoded by the exons ATGGGACTGAAATTCACACGGCGATACACTGTTAAACGCGGCGCTAAG GAAACGGAGCGGCGCTTTGCGGTCACACAGCCCTTGCCGGGGGATGTCGCGCTTACCAGTGTAAATCTGGCCGAAGTGAACACGACTAGCAGCCGCGATCCAGAAGAGAGGAAGGAAGACGGGATTCGGACGAGCTCGACACAGCGCAGCTACATCATAA TTCATTGCTTGGCTCAGGGTGTTGCTATGGCAGCAGTGCCCGTGGAAACGGGTACACGAGGCAAGATGGCAGCCTTCCTGCACTGGAGCTGCGAGGACGTGGCCACATGGATCGAATCCCTGGGTTACCCGCAGTACAAG CTGTGTTTTATTGAGAATTTCATCGATGGTAAAAAACTCCTCTATGTCAACTGTCATTATCTTCCTAGACTGAGCATAACTGATTTTGAACATATGAAG gacatcTCCCGGCATGTGCGTCAGCTCCTGGATATCAACGAGCCTCAGTGGAACCGGAGCATCGCACTGCCCCGCAGGGATGACATGGGTCTATTCTTAGAGAGGAAGAGTCAGACGGGAGTCCGGGCAGATTCTCTCACCTACACCCAGTTcctaggaacagaaaaaaactag